Below is a window of Rhodamnia argentea isolate NSW1041297 chromosome 11, ASM2092103v1, whole genome shotgun sequence DNA.
AGGCCTTGATCACACTTGGTCTTCGCTGCCTTGACTGTCTGATGCTGAGTAATCACCTCAATGACATCTGAGATTTCATCAAGGATCTTTCGCAACCACCCAACGTTAATATGCGAAGTCTCCAAGTCCTTGAGAATAGCCAGCATCTCTTTGACCTTGGACTTGGTCAGGTGCATGAACGAAGTGGATTGCAGCTCCTGAACGATGAAGCAGACGGACTCCAAATAATAAGACCGCATCGAGATTGACTCCAACACACAATTTTCTGCTATATCTCCATACTTCTCGAGAATTGCTTGCAGAATGGAGGACACGCTGGACTTCACATGGTATTTACCAACTGGGACACGGGTTTCGGACATCACGGACtggacatcttcttcatcactgtCTTCGAAGGAGTGACCCACATCTGAGATGCTAGAGCTCATCGAACCACGGTTGGAGTGCGGAGCGCCTTCTGCTGGGTCATCAATGACAGTACTTGGAACAATTTCGTGCGTGAGCGAACCATCAAAGTTTTCCTCCTCTATCTCTTTGGAGGGTGTAGAATTGGCAACATATTCTAAGCTTTCCGTTGGAGGCTCCTTGGCACGATCAGGCTGCTccggaaggaaaaagaaaaacaaatccaTAGTATCACAAAGGATCGCCTGTACAAAATACATATGCATtcacagagagagggagaagacgGACCGAGAGGTGAAGCACTGGGGTGACATTTCCAGAAGTTGGCATTGAATTAGAAGACCTGACTTGTCCCTTAAGGAAAGAGAAATCCTCAGGGTGAATTTCTCCGGAATACGGAATAGGAGAAATGGGCTTGATGTCCTCCAGGTCGCTCTTTTCAGAAGTGAAATGCAGAGGAGATGATGGAGCAATAGTCGGGGTTGTAGAAACAACAGGGCTAGTAACTTTGTCCTGCATGTGGGAAGAGTTGGGCCGAGGATCtggatccttttttgttctcctGCTCAAAGTCTGGGAAGCATCAACCCCATTAGATCCTGCAATTGGGGAAAATATCTCAGGATTCAGCCATGCAGCAGTAGAATTGGACACTCAGAATTTGGATCCGATTCAAATATTGCAGATACATATGCACCATAATTTCAACAAGGTGTGACCACATAAGCATGTGTACTAAACAAAGGGAGATACAAAGAGAGGATCCTCATCTGATGCTGTCTTTCTCATTTTGGGGCCAACAACAGTCATCGGTTGGTACTAACACTCATTTCTTCACATTCATTTATAGCTCTGTCAACCAGATTAAGAAAGATAAAACAAACTGCACTGCTATGCACGGGGAAAAAGGACATGTTTCTTCtagatttcttcctttttacaGGAAAGCTAGTCGTTTATACTGAGAATAACCTGCTTCTTTCTTGTACCGCCTGGCCTCTGTGTAAGCTCCCTTTTGTGAGCAGGATTCACCACATTCATGGTAAGGATTTGATGCCTTAGCGCAAGCACCAttcacccttctctctctctgcacaatTTTGCTACGCTCTTCTCCAGCACCACGATAGTCTGAAAAGCAAGttccagagaaaagaaaaactgatATGTGATTCAGACATAGACATATCCaccatttgatgaatttgacTGAAACAATTGGAGGACATAATCAATTACTTTTGAAGTTAACTGAGATGAAGAGAcagaattgttaccaaacatAAAGTTACTAATAGCAGATTAACAGGTAAGAATTGCTTGAATTACTTGGCAGATTATTCCTGCCTATTCGAAAATGATGCATATTACAGAATGCATGGACAGTGTGGTCAAAGTCCACTCAAAGTGGTCTATCTTTGCAAGACAACATCAGCACCAGTTCAAGTTCAATATATCTAACATGAGGATCAGTCTGTAATCTGTTAGTACGGAAGAATCAGCTAACACGATCTCTTTCCAGGGAACCATATTGAAAGGTGTCAGATTAACTTTCTAGACATTTCCCATCCTCAAATGcagcgaaaaagagagaaaaaagattggattgcaattttttgatcaaatatgCAAAATTGCTTCATCTAAAGTTTCTCGACTCTCAGCaaagttctttttttggtcgatacTCTCACCAAAGTTGACAAGTGTCTTATGGACACAATATGATTGATTTTCCAACTTTATCATGGTACAGTGTCGCGGTTAGTTGTCTCCATCACTATTTGTTGCTTAATCATGTATTGGAGTATGTTCACTCAAAGAATCATCAGGCAATGGAGCAACCGTTCTCTATCACAACGGCCAAGAATGAATAACTTTACAAGTATCCACTACAAATAAATTCCCACAGGGTTTTAAGCAACAGCACTATGAAGAGGTTGCTTCATATTTCACATATAACAATCGCATGTTTATCTGGCATCACTTTCCTGATCTAGCATGCACAGTGATAATACAGAGACAATTAGCCCAATGAGAAAAAGGGTGAAACATATAAAGTTTGAAGTTTACATGCTCTACCTAGAAAAACTAatgaaaccaagaaaaagaaacaaaataagtcACCTGATTGATTTTTACTCTTGTGAGGCTTGCCTTTGCCCATCTTCAGATAACACTCTTCAACGCATTGGTGATAAGGATTGGATGCATTTACGCAACCCgggtgtacttttcccctctcGGACATCTCGTCAGAGGTACTAAGGTGACCGCAGAACAGGAACTATGTCAATAAATATCCCATCACACTAAGAATCATAGTCAGATTTCTTCAAGTTTGCAGTATTCTCAATGTACATAACAATGCTTCACAGCTATTACGAACAAAAGGCTCGCCTTCCAATCCTACCGATGGTTATCCTGAGTAATTTACGCTTCACTGAAATCGAAGCGAAGGGCTATCCTGAAGTTTCACAGCAGtgaaaaatcacttttttctttCGGGGTCCTTTAAAATAGTCTGTTCCGTCAATCAGGAGTGCAAGCAGATTATGCTCCATCGGATGAAAACAATTAACCAGTGAGCCCTTTGGGAAACAAGCAGATATCTTAATTGGCCATACCTGATTGACAGCAGATCTTTTAATTGCATCTTATGACCAGGAGGTAACTCTCATCATTTGGAAACCCAAATCTTTTTCCATGCAGAGAATCACTATATAACAAATCACCCCGACAGAGTCACCACATCAAACACTTCTCCTTCGTTCTCCACCCAAAATGAAATTGCTCGATCAAACTTAACAGTCGATCCAACTGATCAGAAACAAGCAGATATCACAGCCCAAATTAACCAAAAAGCAAAACTATCTTCGCCCCCcataaacccaaaagaaagaaaatcggTACATCACATGTATGACAATCCCAAAACAATAATCAGTGATCTTCGCCGGAAGCGCAAAGGTGATAAGAGAAGCCAGAAACCAACTTCAGTCAAACCAAAGAACACACATGAAGGcagaaacagagagaaaaaaCGGACGCGTACACTGCAAGAGAAACGACGAGAGCTGAAGCAAAACAAAGACGAGAAGATTAccagaggagggagggagggagggagggagggagggagggagagctaGCAGCTAGGAACGAAACAGAGGGAGGGGCTCAATCTCCTAGAGTTTGGTGCTGGAAAAGTTTCTGgctcttaaatatttttctccGGGCTTGCAATTTTTGACTGGCGTCCGTCGTCGGAATGTAAAATTCAACGTCGACCCTTTACATCACAATGTCTAATTTTTGACGcgcaaaatacaaataaaaagagaagaatcTTCCTCTATCAACGGCCgagaaaattaacaaagaaaatggGAATTTTGTTTTTCGACATAAAAGTCGCACAGAAGCTTCTGACCAAATTCAGACACGTGGCCAAAATATGTGTGTGCGTAGCGTGGACCCCGCATATGCCGAATTGTTAAGTTGACCTTTTTGTCGTTCCGTGCGTTTTCGGACGCATCTGGTTGTCATCCCCCTCGCGGTCATTCAACATTAGGCATCCATGCTGAGATCACCAATCACATTGTTACACGTGGCTATTGTTCTTGTTTTGGTAGGAAGTGGTCTAATTTGTTTGAAAACCCCATACTTTATGTCCggtcccaattctaccccaaacttCTTTTCGTCTTATAAAAAATATCTCAatctctctcaatctctctctcactgtctcactctctctctctctctctctccaatttcaAATCTGTATTCATGATTCCAAGAATCAGTTGATGTTGAGGAAAGTGAAAGTGTTGATAAAGATGCAAGTTATTATAACGAAACTCTTctaattggttttgataatgatAATCTTGCAAAaatccatgattttttttagtattgtACGTGGGCAAATTTGAGACCAGAGTGAAAATTGTGATTTTTGTTCTTTGGACAAATAACAATTTGGGGTAAAATCGAATATGACCTAAAGTTGGGGggttttttaaggaaattaggCCGGCATGAAGTTCAAATATATCATATTTGGTTAGGTGCCTTGTAGACAAAAATAAGACTATCCAAACAGTGGCCACCCTTCCCTAGTGGGAAGGAGGATGTGGGGTGTTCGATTCCTCACTTTTTCGGGGGTTGGGGACGGGGACGCGTGAGTGATGGATCGGGGTTTCACAACCTGTAGACAGCGTTGTCCCTAATTATTTCTAAATTACAGAAAATTTTGTCGAAATTCACTGTAAATTGAGTATGTCGATTTTATCCTCCAAATGGAGAGTACGTAGCTAGATAGACATACTTTATCTGTACATCTGTCTTATGTGTCCACCCATATGTTTCCAATTCGAGTTCTATACTTTGCCATCACGTGGTACTACCCATTTAAAATAACCAAAATGAGAATACCTGACATCTTTGAGTTTCATGGAGGCAAACAGCCCATGTTGGACTTCTATATTGGAATTGTCGACCAAACCGTTTCGATTCCTCCTTATTTAGATCAGCTCACCTAACTCCTTTTGCCCATCTATACGGATGTTTGGCATTCGACGGCAAATCCATTCCGGTCAATATGCAAAGAATGTATGCCACGGTAGTTTGTTTTCGGTCTATTGAAAAAGAGAATTACCTCCACTTCTGACCTCGCAGGCAAAGTTGTCATCACCACTCTAGTTttaccaatttcaatttttcacaATTCATCCTTCCATCTTTTGTTAGAGCCTCTAGCCACTCAAATCAGTAGCCAAATCGTATCGAATATCGCTTGATATTGCCTTTTCGCACCGATTCATATATGTAAGATGTTGACCACACGTCTCGAAATTACAACGCCTCCATGGCTGTAATAGTAGCTCCTAGCAAATTATCCCAGGCTCATTTTAGGGTACCGCGACTTTAACGCATGTGTCACCAAAGTCCAAAAAACACATGAGTTATATATATTCACAGCAAATTATCCCCGACTCATTCTTTCTCGCCTCACTTGCTATTGCGTTTACTCATTTCACACTCTGACCTCGGTTTGGATATGTGCTTTCCcggattggattaaatataaaaatattttaagaatacGAGGTCGGATTGGGTACGTGTTAGGCATGTGTCggggtcgggtatgagtcactaaatttgca
It encodes the following:
- the LOC115735867 gene encoding uncharacterized protein LOC115735867; this translates as MSERGKVHPGCVNASNPYHQCVEECYLKMGKGKPHKSKNQSDYRGAGEERSKIVQRERRVNGACAKASNPYHECGESCSQKGAYTEARRYKKEAGSNGVDASQTLSRRTKKDPDPRPNSSHMQDKVTSPVVSTTPTIAPSSPLHFTSEKSDLEDIKPISPIPYSGEIHPEDFSFLKGQVRSSNSMPTSGNVTPVLHLSPDRAKEPPTESLEYVANSTPSKEIEEENFDGSLTHEIVPSTVIDDPAEGAPHSNRGSMSSSISDVGHSFEDSDEEDVQSVMSETRVPVGKYHVKSSVSSILQAILEKYGDIAENCVLESISMRSYYLESVCFIVQELQSTSFMHLTKSKVKEMLAILKDLETSHINVGWLRKILDEISDVIEVITQHQTVKAAKTKCDQGLDSMKKLLEFQTEDLTKKEAELAEAKSKLAETRTRLRELEVESFELNKSVLSVSSQIDSYHFKSLLEELL